A stretch of the Burkholderiales bacterium genome encodes the following:
- a CDS encoding elongation factor Tu → TEMVMPGDNVQITVSLIQPIAMEEGLRFAIREGGRTVGAGVVAKVIE, encoded by the coding sequence CACGGAGATGGTCATGCCCGGGGACAATGTGCAGATCACGGTGAGTCTGATCCAGCCCATTGCGATGGAGGAGGGCTTGCGCTTTGCCATTCGCGAGGGCGGGCGCACCGTGGGCGCCGGCGTGGTGGCGAAAGTCATCGAATAG